The nucleotide sequence GCGGTGCGGCCGCACGATCCCGCCGCCGCGCCGTCGGCGGACACGGTCGAAGGGCGCGGACGACTGCTGTTCCCGTCGTTCAGTGACGTGCACGTCCACCTGGACTCGACGCGGATCGGGCTGCCGTTCCGGCCGCACACCGGCGCGCCGGGTGTCTGGGCGATGATGCTGAACGACCGCGAGAACTGGCGGAACGCCGAGGTCCCGCTGCCCGAACGCGTCGCCGGGACGCTGGAGCGCATGATCGCGAACGGCACCACCCGCGTGCGCACGTACGCGCAGGTGGACGTCGATTGCCGGCTCGAAAAGCTCGACGCCGTCCTCGCCGCGAAGGAACGCTTCGCCAAGCACGCGGACGTCGAAATCATGGCGTTCCCGCAGGCCGGGATCCTGCGCGAGCCCGGCACCGTGGACGTGCTGGAGGCTTCGCTGCGCTCGGGCGCCACGGTCGTCGGCGGGATCGACCCGTGCTCGCTGGACAAGGACCCGAAGGGACATCTCGACGTCGTGTTCGGGCTCGCCGAGAAGTACGGCGTCGAGGTGGACATCCACCTGCACGAACCCGGCCACCTCGGGGTGTTCTCGACCGACCTGGTGATCGAGCGGGTCCGCGCGCTGGACATGCGCGGCAAGGTGACCCTGTCGCACGCGTACGAACTGGGCTCGATCTCGGAATCGGTGAGCCGCCGCCTGATCGACACGTTCGCCGAACTGGACATCGCGATGGCGACCGTCGCGCCGTCCACCGACGGGCAGCTGTCGCTCGCGGACCTCACGACCGCGGGGGTGCGCGTCGGCCTCGGCGAGGACGGCCAGCGGGACTACTGGAGCCCGTACGGCAACTGCGACCTGCTCGACCGCACCTGGCAACTCGCCTTCACCCACGGTTTCCGCCGCGACGACCTGATCGAGCTGGCGCTGGCCGTCGCGACGATGGGCGGCGCGTCGATCATGAGCCACGACGTCCCGCGGCTGGCGGGTATCGGCGACCGGCCGGGGGTGGCCGTGGGCGACCGCGCCGACCTGGTGCTGGTGGACGGCGAGACCCCGACGAGCGCGGTGATGGACCGCGGCAAGGACCGCACGGTGCTGCACGACGGCGTCGTCGTGGCGGACGGGCTTTCGGTGCTCGGGTAAACCGCTGGCGCGCGATGGCGGCCGCTGCTAACTTGCCGGAGGCCGTGCGAACGAACGAGGAGGTGGTACCCGTGGACATTCCGACCAGGGTGCTCCCCTCAGGGGTCACGGCCGGGCGATAGGTCGTCCGGGAGCGCCGTTTCACGAGCACTCCCGAAAGGCACGACCATGCACTTCACTTCCGAACGACGCCTCGAAGGCGCCCTCGATCGCGAATTCACCCTCGGCGACATCCCCGGAATCCTGTGGACGCCCGAATCGGCGGCACCGGCCCCACTGATCCTGATGGGGCACCCGGGCGGACTCGGCAAGATGTATCCCCGGCTCGCGGCCAGGGCCCGGGCCTGCACGGCGGAGGGCTACGCCGCGGCCACCATCGAACTCCCCGGAGCCGGTGACCGGCCCCGCTTCCCCGCCGTCGACGAAGCCCGCGCAGATCTGCAGCGCGCGCTTAAGGCAGGCGAGCCGGTCAGCGACGACATCGTCGACCGGCTCGTCCTCCCGCTGGCCGAAACGGCGGTCCCGGAATGGCGGGCCACCTTGGACGCCCTCCTCGCGCTACCCGGAATCGGCGGTCCGGTCGGGTTCTCGGGCGGGGTGATCGCCATCGCCACGCGGCTCGCAGTGGTCGAACCCCGGATCGCGGCCGCCGTCCTGTTCGCCGGAAGCTACGTGCCCCGCAGCATCCTCGAAGAGGCCCGGCAGGTCACCATCCCGCTGCTGGTCCTGTTGCAGTGGGATGACGAGGGGAACGACCGGCAGCACGCCCTCGACCTGTTCGACGCCTTCGGTTCGCGGGAGAAGACGTTGCACGCCAACATGGGCGGGCACACCGGCGTCCCGCACTTCGAAGGAGACGCCGCGGGCCGGTTCATCACCCGGCACCTGAAGTAGGCCGCGGAGCCGATGTCGATTTCCGGGTGCGGCGTTCGTGGGGTAGTCGAGCGGTCGCCACGAGGGCGCCGTCACGACCACAGGAGACACGATGTCGCACCCGGAACCCGTCGCCCGCCGCATGTACGACCTGGTCGAGCCCATCGGCCTGATCCCCTACTTCGCCGACGAGTCCGATGAGGCGCTGATGGCACTCGGGCTGCGCAACCAGTGGGATGCCTACTTCGCCGGGCGGGCCGCGCCGTTCGGCCGGTCGGTGCCCGCCGAGGTGATCCACGCGATCTTCTACAACTTCGCGCCGGGTGAGGTGGCGCGTCATCTCCCGAAGGTCTGGGAGCTGACCACACCCGAGGCGGCGCTGGCCGCCCGGGAGCGGGGATGCGTCGCGGGAATGCGGCGGATCCTCGGTGACCTCGCCGACGACCCCGGCGTCACGCGCGCCGGCGAACTCCTGCTGAAAGCGGCGACCAGCGCACCCGTGGAGGGGCGCGCCCTCTTCGCCGCCGTCCGAACGCTGCCGGTCCCGGAGGAGCCTGTGGCGCGGTTGTGGCACGCGGCCACCCTGTTGCGTGAGCACCGCGGCGACGGCCACACCGTCGCACTGGTGGCCGAGGGCGTCGGCGGGACCGAGTGCCACGTGCTCCACGCCCTGTCCGCCGGCATCCCCGCGAACGAGTTCGGCCGGGTCTGGCATCTCCCCGCCGCGCAGCTGGCCGCGGTCGTGAACGGGATGCGCGACCGCGGCCTGATCGGGTCCGACGACCGGCTCACCGACTCGGGCCGGGCTACGAAGGAGCGCGTCGAGGCGATGACCGACCGGCTCGCGGAGGCGCCTTACAACGCCCTGAGCCCCACCGAACTCAAGAACCTTGTCGCCGACCTCGAACCGATCTCGGCCGCCATCCGGGCCACCCTCCCGTGGTAGTCACCGGACGCGATAACGCAGGTGGGTGGCGGCGCCCGCGACGGGTTCACTCTGGAGGACGAGCTCGCCCAGGTGCCCGCCGAACACGGAGGTCCCCCGGCCCAGCACCACGGGGGCGAGGTGGAGGTGGACCTCGTCGAGCAGGCCCGCCGTCAGCAGCTGCCCGGCGACGTCGGCACCGAGCACGAGGACGTCCTTGTCCCCTGCCGCATCCTTGGCACGCCGGACCGAGGCCTCCAGTCCGTCGAAGGCGAACGTGCCGCCGTTGTCGCCGAGGAGGTCTTGCCTGGTCCGATGGGTGACCACGAAACCGGGGACACCCGGCCACGGAGTCCCGCCCCACGGCCGCAACCCAAGGTCGAAGGTGCGCCGGCCGATGACGGTCGCCCCGACCAGCGCGTTCACCTCCTCGAAAACGCGGGCGTCGGGCCCCGTCCCGGCCATCCATTCGTGCAGGCGTTCCCCGCCGTCGCCCATGGGCTCCTCGGCCCGGACGTTCGGCCCGGCGGTGAAGCCGTCCAGCGACATCGACACATCCAGCACCACCTTGCTCATCGCAAGGCCTCCTTCGCTCCCGTCCGGCGCTTTCGGGAGGGAGTCGGAGCGGGCGCGGCCGTCTCGACATCCACGCACGAACGCCCTTGCCCGATCCGGACAAGGGCGTTCACAGGGCGGGTTTTCAGCCGTCGGCGCGGAGTTCCGCGTTGACGCGCTGTGCTTCGTGGAGCTGGTCTTCGAGGGTGATGATGCGGCAGGCGGCCTCGACGGCGGTGCCCTGATCGACCAGTTCCCGCACCCGGGCGGCCAGGCGAAGCTGGTGCCGGGAGTAGCGGCGGTGGCCGCCGGCGGAACGCTGCGGGACGATCAGACCGGCCTCGTCGAGGCTGCGAAGGAAGCCCTGGGTGGCGCCGAGCATGTCGGCGGCCCGGCCCATCGTGTAGGCGGGGTAGTGCTCGTCATCGAATTTGTCGGCCCCGTCGGCCGATCCGTTCTGGTCAGGGATCATTCCACCTCCACATCACAAAGGACCCCGGGTGCCAGAACGGCACCCGGGGTCCTCAGGGTTGGGTTTCACCATTGTCAACCGACGTGACCGCCGGCCTCTTGCACCCGCGTCCGCTGGAAAGCCGGACCTTGCGGGGATCGCTCATTCGTGACCGCGAACCACCTCCGAACTCGATGGAACTACGGCACCCGCGCGGCGCTACCTTGCCGCTGCGGGCGATCCAATGATGTTGCCGTTCCCTTCTTTCCTGTGTTCTCACCTTGCTGGGTACTGCTACTTCACCTACTGCGAACGGCACCGCTGGAACCCTTTCACTGATCGGTCCCAGCACGCTGACGCCGCTGGTCACTGCCCGGAGCCCCGTCACAGATCGGCTCCGGCCACCTGACCGGTCCTGCAACTGCCTTCACTGATCTACAACTGCGTGTTCTCACGGGCGCACGTGCTCCCCCCGTGTCCTGCACTTCCGCCAGGGCCGGCACTACCTGGTCGAACCTCTTCACAACCCGGCCCTGAGATCTTGCTCCCGGCCAAGCGCCCGGGGCCTGTCGCTCGCCCCGGCACCGCCTGACCGGCTCATCTCACATCTCGCGGGTAGTTACGTCATCTCCCGCGCCTGCTAGACGTTGTCTTTCTCGGTACAAGAAGAACATTACACACACCCGCCGTTGAATGTCTACCCCGGCCACCATAGATTTTCTGCAGCGCGTCGACTGGATGACAGCAGAAGGGGTACCCACGACCATGAGTGACGACCTCGCGGGAGATTCGCTCGACGAGCGGTACGGCCTGGCGGAGGTGCGTGACCTGGAGGAGTACGCCGAAGCCCTCAACCGGCTGGTCGAGCAGGGGCTGCGAGACCAGCGCACGACCTTGCTCTCGGAAGCCGAGGCCTACGCGGTGGCGGAACTACTCGGCCGGTTCGCGCTCAGCGAACCCTGGAGCGCGTTGAACCAGCTGGCCGCTTCCTTGGCCAGCCGGATCTACAACCGCCTCGGCGCCTGATCACGGCGAAGCTCAGCGGCTGACGGCGATCTCCCTCTTCACGCTCGCCAGCTTCTCCGGATTGCGGACGTGGTAGGCGCCGGTCACGTAGCCGTTCTCGACGCGGACCGCCAGCACGCCGTCGATCTCGCCGTCGACGCGGACGAGCAGGCCCGGCCCGCCGTTGATCTGGACCGGCTCGACGGTCCTTTCCGCGTCACGTTTCCACCAGCCGCCCGCCAGCAGACGCGCCACCTTGTCCACGCCCACGACCGGCCGCAGCAGGGCGTGTTTCACCCCGCCGCCGTCGCTGAGGGCGACGACGTCCGGCGCCAGGATGTCGAGCAGGCCCTGCAGATCCCCGGTTTCGACCGCTGCTTGGAAGGCCTGGAGCGCGGCCCGGTGTTCGGCGGGAGAGCCGGTGCCGCGGGGTCTGCGCGCGGCGACGTGCGCCCGCGCCCGATGGGCTATCTGGCGCACGGTGGCCGGCGCTTTGCCGACCGCTTCGGCGATCTCGTCGTAGTCGAGCGCGAAGACCTCGCGAAGCACGAACACCGCTCGCTCGGTCGGCGCGAGCGTCTCCAGTACCAGCAGCATCGCCATGGACACGCTTTCGGCCAGCTCCACGTCCTCGGCCACGTCCGGCGCGGTCAGCAGCGGCTCCGGGAGCCACGGACCGACGTAGGACTCTTTGCGCCTGCCGAGCGTCCGCAGCCGTTTGAGCGCCTGCCGGGTGGTGATCCGGACCAGGAACGCACGCGGGGCCTGCACCGTCGCGAAGTCCACGTCCACCCACCGCAACCAGGTCTCCTGCAGGACGTCCTCGGCGTCGGTGGCCGAACCGAGCATCTCGTAGGCCACGGTGAACAACAGGTTGCGGTGGGCCACGAACGCCTCGGTGGCCGGCCCCATGGCGGGGTCTCGTTCACTCATCACCGGTTCCTGCCTTTCTCGAGCGTGCCCGGATCCATACGATCCCGGCCCTCCTTCCTTTGTGACACCGAAGCCCGGTGGCCTGTGTCACAAGGCAGTCCTGTCACGGAGATCGGGTCACCGGGATCTCTTGGTCACGACGCCGAGAGAAAGGAAATACATCATGTCCACGACGACGGGCCCGCGCTCGCGCATGCCCAACCCGATCCCTTTCGTCCCCGAAATGGCCGAGGTCGCGGGCGGTCTGCACAAGGTCCTCGAGAACGGCGCGATCCCCTCGACGACCATCGCACTGCTGCAGCTGCGGGCCGGGCAACTGCTCGGCAGCACGTACTTCACGATCCGCGAAACCGGCACTCTTCGGCGAGCCGGGGAGTCCGAGGAGCGCATCACCGCGGTGGCGACCTGGCAGGACGCCACCTGCTTCACCACCCCCGAACGGGTCGCGCTGGAACTCGTGGAGGCCGTCCTCACCCCGAACCCATCCGGCGAGCGAGTGCCCGATTCGTTGTACGCCAAGGCATCCGCCTGCTACGACGCCAAAGCACTCTGGACGCTCGTCATGGCGATCGCGCATATCGGCTTCTTCGCCCCCGCGGCGCTCATCGCCAAGCCGATTCCGGGCATGCCGCCCGGCCGGAACTACACCGACTGACTTCCCCACCTTCGAGAAAGGCTTGACCCATGAGCAAGTTCGCAGTTGCCGGAGCGACCGGCCGGCTGGGACGACACGTCGTCGACGTCCTCACCGAACGAGGACACCACGTCGTGCCGATGTCCCGGGCCACCGGCGTGGACATCGTCACCGGTGAAGGACTCGCCGAAGCACTCGCCGGAGTCGAGGTCATCATCGACGTCGCCTCATGGCACGGCTCCGAACAGGATGCGGCGACGGAATTCTTCCGCGCATCGGCCCGCAATCTGCACGAAGCCGGCCGCCAGGCGGGGGTCGTCCGGATCGCCGCGGCCTCCATCATCGGCGCCGACAAGGCCACGGCCGGTTTCATCGCCGCCAAGAAGGTGCACGAGGAACTCCTCCTGGCCGGGCCCCTGCCCGTTCGAATCCTGCGGGCCGCGCAGTTCCACGAGTTCGTCGGCCAGCTCCTGGACTGGCAGCAAAGCGACGTCGTCCACCTGCCCGCCTTGCCCACGCAGCTCGTGGCCTGCCGCACCGTCGCGGAGGAATTGGTCGACCTCGCCCTCGACCGGGACGCCCACGGATCGTCGATCCCCGAAATCGCGGGGCCCCGCAAGGAAATCATGGCGGACGCCGCCCGTCTCCTCGCCGCCCGCCAGGGGATCGAGGTGGTCGGCATCGACGGCTCCGGCATGCCCGACGCCGAAATCGCGGCCGCCGGCGGTTTCCTGCCGAGCCCGCACGCCAAGCTCGCGGGCCCCACGTTCGCCGAGTGGCTCGACGCCCAATCCTGACCGGAAGGCGAAGCGCTGCTCGGGTACCCGCTGGCGGGAACCGTACGGAGGCCGGATGGGTTCTACGCCGACCGCGCATTCACCAGGAGATCCGCGACGATCAGGCCACGGTGGCCGGATAGGGACTCCTCATGGCGCCGAAGTAGGCCTCGGGCGCTCCCTCGATGTGCTCGGGCAGTTCGTCCATGAAGGCGCGCAGCAGTGGGGTCGTGTTGTGCCGATCGAGGTCCTCCTGCGAACGCCAGATCTCATAGAGGAAGAACCGGCCGTCTTCTTGCTCGTGGAGGTGGTACTGAAGGTTGCCCGCGTGCCCTCGCGACGGCTCGACGAGGTCCATCAGGAGCTTCCTGAGCTCATCGGCGTGCCCGGGCTTGGGGGTCAGGAAGCCATACAGCGAGACGGGCGCCTGCTCGGTCGAAATGGTTGTCATGCAAGCAACGTTAGGAGGTGACATCAATGTCAGCCTCAAGCCGCTTCGGCATGAGGTAAGTCACAGGAAGATCGGAAGCTGCCCCGCGAAACGTGCCGTGGCCGCATGGCTTCTCCACTACTTCGGTGACGTGATGCAACTCCAGGCCTGCGCACCAACAGGTTCCGCGGACAGAGCACGGATTCAGCAAAGACCTCATCCAGGACGCCTACGCCCGACTTCGTAACCGATCCGACCCTGGACGAACCTCCGCCGGGTACTACAGGAGTTGTGCTTCAAGGTGTTCCCGCACGGCGACGGCGGGTTCGTCGACTGGACCCAGCGGCTGGTCGGCAACCGCAAGGAGCGGACGCTGATCAGCGGTGTCGGCGTTGACCGGCTTGCGATGGTTCGCAGGCCGGGTGATCACTGGTCGGCGTAGCGCTTGGCGAGCTCCTCCTCTCGGGCCGTGGGCCAGGGGCAGCGGATGTCGCCTTGGGTGGCGGCGAAGAAGAGTTCCATGTGCACGTGCCAGGCGGCGAGGGCTTCGGGGCCGTGTGCGTTTTCTTGGAAGAGGGTCACGGTGGTGCCCTGCAGGTGTTCGTTTTGGAACTCCCAGCGCACGACGCCCTGTGGGATGCCGTCCTGGAGCCACTCGTACTCCAGCAGGTGGGGTGCTTCGGAGCGGGTGAGCCTGCCCGGGGTGATGCCGGGGTGGGCGGCTCGGGTGGGAACGGTGTCGGTGGTGCCTTCGGTGAGGAGGGCCCAGACGTCGTCGAGCGGGGTCCAGACGAGGTCGCGGGCGAAGTGGATGCCGTCGGGGTTGTCGGTGCCCTCGTCGAGGCCGAACTTCGCGATGTAATGCTCGATGCGCGAGAGCCATTCGGTGGGTGGCTCGAACTCGGTGCCGTCGGCGTGGGCGACCAGGGCGTCCAGGCAAGTAATCCAGCCGGGGACGTCGCGGCCGGCGGAGAGCTTCGACGAGATCACGGCGGTGAACACCAGCAGGCAGCCGTCGGCCTGCGGGAGGATCTCGAAGCGCAGCACGTCGTTCGCCCAGCGAAAGGCGAAGACCTTCGGCGGGTCGGACTCGAGCAGTTCCCCCTCTCCGCCGTCGGCGTCGACCGGGGCGGCGTCCGGGAAGGTGAAGCGCAGGGTGCGGCCGTCGATCGCGACCTCGGCAGGGAACCAGTGCTTCATCTCGGCCGGTTCGGTGACCACCCGCCAGACCTTCTCCGGCGAGTGCCGCAGCCAGCGCTCGAAGCGCAGCACAGGCTTACCCTCGATCATCTGCAGTTCCGCGTCCACGGGTCAGTTCCCTTCGATCTCGTCGAGTCGGCGTTCGAGCGCATCCAAGCTCTTCTCCCACATCGCGCGGTAGGGCGCGAGCCAGGCCTCGACCTCCGCCAGCGGGCGCGGGTTGACGCGGTACCAGCGGCGTTGGGCGTCCGTGCGCACCTCGACCAGGCCGGCCTCGCGCAGCACCTTGAGGTGCTTCGACACGGTCGGCTGGGTCAGCGTCAGCCGGTCGACGAGGTCGCCGACCGGCTGCTCGCGTTCACGCAGCAGGTCGAGGATCTCCCGGCGACTCGGATCCGCCAGCACGGCGAAGGTAGATGCCATGGCAGCAATATAGCTGAAGTGGCATATTCGCGCTCGGTGCGCCCGCCAAACGGGCTCGACGCGGCGGTTCGGTTGTTCAGGCGGATGGCCACCTTCGTGGTCCGCCTGCGCGGGCCTGGCTCCATCGCAGACCGAGACTCAGCTTCGGCGAACTCAGCAAGTCGAAGCCCGCACGGCTCTGGGCAGCATTCTTCAAGCCTCCACCCGAACGGTCATCCAGGCAGTTGCGCTGACCAGCACTGCAGAGCAGACGGAGACGTAACTGAGCCCGATCGTGAAAGACACCGAGGCGGACATAGGCCCAGAAGAAGCAACATCCCGCAGTTCAGCGGGACGTCGAGCGCTCGGGCCCCCTGGGCTCGAGCCAGAACCTACGGTTTAAAAGTCCACAAGTCAGCCATGTCACCTACTGGCGCTCAGTAACCAAATGGTGCCAGTTCGTGCAGGTCAACGCCTGTCTTTGCCGAGGACGAGTGCCATCGCATGCCGACCCGTGTCGGGCTCTACGTCGGCAAGGGAGCCCAATCGGAGACGTCGTGGGCTCACGACGAGCTTGGCGATTTCGGTCTCAGAAGCGAGCGGTCGGGTCTAGCCCTTTCCCTTGGCTGAGTCGACACGCCCGGGCCCCCGACTCTGGCAGCAGCCCTGCCGGAAGCCAATGAGCTTGCAACGACCCCGCGTACGCGGCGCGAACCAGACACCTGCCGCTTGGCCCTAACGTGCCCGCAACACCGGCGGCATGGTCTGTGCGCGCGGAGGTCCTGCCGTCTTTCGATTGCAGGACCTCCGCCAGCGGCATGGCAAAGTCATGCCACGATCGTCACGAGCGCCCGTCAGTCGGCTGGTTTGGCCTGTTCAGCATTAGGCCCGGCCGCGTCGTTGTAGACACGTGCAGCGAGCCTGGTGTCGTCCTGCAGTATCGCCGAAATCGGCCGCCGAGACTCGTAAAACCGATAGCGCTTCGATCGAGGAACCCTTTTCGGTCGCGTCGCCCGTCTGATCTCATCGTCGGTTAGTAGGACGGCGGCCATCTCGCGGAGCACGTCGCGCACTCTGTCGATCACGTCCGCGGCTGTTCGCGTAGATTTCTTCCAGCTCACCGTCGGCATATCATGACCAACCGAGGCGTCGGGACGACCGATGAAGGCCCGGTAGAGGCCAACGAGGTCGTCCCCATCCCGGGAAGTCAGATCGCCGTCCGCCAACACCTGGCCACCGGCACGCAGCAACTTACGGAAGGCGCCCAGAGGGTGCGCCTCGGGCGCCTCGATTAGCCGTTTTTCCACGCAGGCGAGATTCTGCGAGTCGCTGACCCAGCTCGGCAGGTCGTCGACCGTAGCCTTCAGCAGCGCAGCACCCGCGATATAGGGCAAGACCCGCTCGAGGACCAACTCGCCACCGAAGGTTTCCATCCGGAACGGGTAACCCTGCAGTTCTCGATCCCACGTCATGGCAACCAGCACAGTATTGGGATCGGCCACGATCTCACCTGCCTTCAACACCGCCCGTACGCGCGTATCCTCAACACATTGCCGCTCCGCACGTCGGTCGGCGTCCGCCCGGTGCGCATCGCAATAGCGCCTGCCGTCGTCGGCGGGACGGAAAGCGAACGAGGAAGTGGTCCCGCAGTCCGCGCAGGTCCGCTCACGTTGCCACCGCCGCTCCTCGGCAGGCGTGCGCGCTTGTTTCGGTTCGGCGTCGGCGATCGCATAGAGCAGCTTGTCAGGTTGCCTGTGCACCTTCTTCGTCGCGATCGGCGGCTGCCCAAGGCGTGGCTTCAGCAACATCCGATGCAACTCCGGACCTGTGGCGAGAACACCACCAGGTACCTGATCGGGCTGGTACCGTGGCCGGCCGTCTGGGCACCGTCCGTCGTGCCGCGCCGCCGCGGCGGCGACGTCGGCTAGCGAGGGCGCCAGATCCCAGGTTTTGTCATCAGCGATTTCGATGACACCGCCTG is from Amycolatopsis lurida and encodes:
- a CDS encoding dihydrofolate reductase family protein, which produces MSKVVLDVSMSLDGFTAGPNVRAEEPMGDGGERLHEWMAGTGPDARVFEEVNALVGATVIGRRTFDLGLRPWGGTPWPGVPGFVVTHRTRQDLLGDNGGTFAFDGLEASVRRAKDAAGDKDVLVLGADVAGQLLTAGLLDEVHLHLAPVVLGRGTSVFGGHLGELVLQSEPVAGAATHLRYRVR
- a CDS encoding MerR family transcriptional regulator — its product is MIPDQNGSADGADKFDDEHYPAYTMGRAADMLGATQGFLRSLDEAGLIVPQRSAGGHRRYSRHQLRLAARVRELVDQGTAVEAACRIITLEDQLHEAQRVNAELRADG
- a CDS encoding RNA polymerase sigma-70 factor is translated as MSERDPAMGPATEAFVAHRNLLFTVAYEMLGSATDAEDVLQETWLRWVDVDFATVQAPRAFLVRITTRQALKRLRTLGRRKESYVGPWLPEPLLTAPDVAEDVELAESVSMAMLLVLETLAPTERAVFVLREVFALDYDEIAEAVGKAPATVRQIAHRARAHVAARRPRGTGSPAEHRAALQAFQAAVETGDLQGLLDILAPDVVALSDGGGVKHALLRPVVGVDKVARLLAGGWWKRDAERTVEPVQINGGPGLLVRVDGEIDGVLAVRVENGYVTGAYHVRNPEKLASVKREIAVSR
- a CDS encoding SDR family oxidoreductase → MSKFAVAGATGRLGRHVVDVLTERGHHVVPMSRATGVDIVTGEGLAEALAGVEVIIDVASWHGSEQDAATEFFRASARNLHEAGRQAGVVRIAAASIIGADKATAGFIAAKKVHEELLLAGPLPVRILRAAQFHEFVGQLLDWQQSDVVHLPALPTQLVACRTVAEELVDLALDRDAHGSSIPEIAGPRKEIMADAARLLAARQGIEVVGIDGSGMPDAEIAAAGGFLPSPHAKLAGPTFAEWLDAQS
- a CDS encoding putative quinol monooxygenase, which translates into the protein MTTISTEQAPVSLYGFLTPKPGHADELRKLLMDLVEPSRGHAGNLQYHLHEQEDGRFFLYEIWRSQEDLDRHNTTPLLRAFMDELPEHIEGAPEAYFGAMRSPYPATVA
- a CDS encoding amidohydrolase family protein; its protein translation is MLIRDVRPWGGQRSDVEVADGRITAVRPHDPAAAPSADTVEGRGRLLFPSFSDVHVHLDSTRIGLPFRPHTGAPGVWAMMLNDRENWRNAEVPLPERVAGTLERMIANGTTRVRTYAQVDVDCRLEKLDAVLAAKERFAKHADVEIMAFPQAGILREPGTVDVLEASLRSGATVVGGIDPCSLDKDPKGHLDVVFGLAEKYGVEVDIHLHEPGHLGVFSTDLVIERVRALDMRGKVTLSHAYELGSISESVSRRLIDTFAELDIAMATVAPSTDGQLSLADLTTAGVRVGLGEDGQRDYWSPYGNCDLLDRTWQLAFTHGFRRDDLIELALAVATMGGASIMSHDVPRLAGIGDRPGVAVGDRADLVLVDGETPTSAVMDRGKDRTVLHDGVVVADGLSVLG
- a CDS encoding ArsR/SmtB family transcription factor → MASTFAVLADPSRREILDLLREREQPVGDLVDRLTLTQPTVSKHLKVLREAGLVEVRTDAQRRWYRVNPRPLAEVEAWLAPYRAMWEKSLDALERRLDEIEGN
- a CDS encoding dienelactone hydrolase family protein, with the translated sequence MHFTSERRLEGALDREFTLGDIPGILWTPESAAPAPLILMGHPGGLGKMYPRLAARARACTAEGYAAATIELPGAGDRPRFPAVDEARADLQRALKAGEPVSDDIVDRLVLPLAETAVPEWRATLDALLALPGIGGPVGFSGGVIAIATRLAVVEPRIAAAVLFAGSYVPRSILEEARQVTIPLLVLLQWDDEGNDRQHALDLFDAFGSREKTLHANMGGHTGVPHFEGDAAGRFITRHLK
- a CDS encoding SCO6745 family protein — encoded protein: MSHPEPVARRMYDLVEPIGLIPYFADESDEALMALGLRNQWDAYFAGRAAPFGRSVPAEVIHAIFYNFAPGEVARHLPKVWELTTPEAALAARERGCVAGMRRILGDLADDPGVTRAGELLLKAATSAPVEGRALFAAVRTLPVPEEPVARLWHAATLLREHRGDGHTVALVAEGVGGTECHVLHALSAGIPANEFGRVWHLPAAQLAAVVNGMRDRGLIGSDDRLTDSGRATKERVEAMTDRLAEAPYNALSPTELKNLVADLEPISAAIRATLPW
- a CDS encoding carboxymuconolactone decarboxylase family protein; the encoded protein is MSTTTGPRSRMPNPIPFVPEMAEVAGGLHKVLENGAIPSTTIALLQLRAGQLLGSTYFTIRETGTLRRAGESEERITAVATWQDATCFTTPERVALELVEAVLTPNPSGERVPDSLYAKASACYDAKALWTLVMAIAHIGFFAPAALIAKPIPGMPPGRNYTD
- a CDS encoding SRPBCC domain-containing protein — protein: MDAELQMIEGKPVLRFERWLRHSPEKVWRVVTEPAEMKHWFPAEVAIDGRTLRFTFPDAAPVDADGGEGELLESDPPKVFAFRWANDVLRFEILPQADGCLLVFTAVISSKLSAGRDVPGWITCLDALVAHADGTEFEPPTEWLSRIEHYIAKFGLDEGTDNPDGIHFARDLVWTPLDDVWALLTEGTTDTVPTRAAHPGITPGRLTRSEAPHLLEYEWLQDGIPQGVVRWEFQNEHLQGTTVTLFQENAHGPEALAAWHVHMELFFAATQGDIRCPWPTAREEELAKRYADQ